A single region of the Streptomyces caelestis genome encodes:
- a CDS encoding SGNH/GDSL hydrolase family protein produces the protein MRPVRFGGPSRFGGSPRFVALGDSLTEGVGDPVGDGAWRGWAALLAAGLGEGPARFTNLAVSGSQTRDVLERQLPAALELRPDLVSVVVGVNDTLRCTFDIQGVAARLDQVYAALTGQGAVLLTACLPDPGTMLGLPGALAHPLARRQRAVNTVVHALSDRYGALHLHTCEGEWITDRDLWSADRLHPGERGHRQLALRFHTLLAEHGLATGPAPSPEPEFPGPTRSASLRWLATAGTGWVARRCTDLLPQLLTLAADELRHRARGTSARLDLRASAAVSAALAALSVAEQPDVA, from the coding sequence ATGAGACCCGTGCGGTTCGGGGGGCCTTCCCGGTTCGGCGGGTCCCCGAGGTTCGTGGCCCTCGGTGATTCGCTGACCGAGGGGGTGGGTGATCCCGTCGGCGACGGGGCGTGGCGCGGCTGGGCCGCGCTGCTGGCCGCCGGGCTCGGCGAGGGACCCGCCCGGTTCACCAACCTGGCGGTGAGCGGGTCGCAGACCCGGGATGTGCTGGAGCGGCAGCTGCCTGCCGCGCTGGAGCTGCGGCCCGACCTCGTGTCCGTCGTCGTCGGCGTCAACGACACCCTGCGCTGCACCTTCGACATCCAGGGGGTGGCGGCCCGGCTCGACCAGGTGTACGCGGCTCTCACCGGGCAGGGCGCGGTCCTGCTCACCGCCTGCCTGCCCGATCCGGGCACGATGCTAGGGCTGCCCGGGGCACTGGCCCACCCGCTGGCGCGGCGGCAGCGGGCCGTGAACACGGTCGTCCACGCGCTGTCCGACCGGTACGGAGCTCTGCACCTGCACACGTGCGAGGGCGAGTGGATCACGGACCGCGACCTGTGGAGCGCGGACCGGCTGCATCCCGGGGAGCGCGGGCACCGGCAACTGGCCCTGCGATTCCACACGCTCCTCGCGGAACACGGCCTCGCCACCGGGCCCGCGCCCTCGCCCGAGCCCGAGTTCCCCGGCCCGACCAGGTCGGCGAGCCTGCGGTGGCTGGCCACGGCCGGTACCGGCTGGGTGGCCCGCCGGTGCACCGACCTGCTGCCCCAGCTCCTGACCCTGGCCGCCGACGAGCTCCGGCACCGGGCCCGGGGCACCAGCGCCCGGCTCGATCTACGGGCCTCCGCCGCCGTGTCCGCCGCGCTGGCCGCCCTGTCGGTGGCGGAGCAGCCGGACGTGGCCTGA
- a CDS encoding glycosyltransferase translates to MNDARSGNSSRQSLRIVRLANFVAPASGGLRTALRELGKGFKAAGHEPVLVVPGERMTDRETEQGRVITLPGPLLPGTGGYRVLTDKRRVARLLEELAPDRLEVSDRTTLRWTGKWARRARVPAVMVSHETADGVLRTWGLPEGAARRAADALNVRTAHTYARVVCTTEFAEREFVRIGARNVVRAPLGVDLVQRHPALRDPELRARHARVDETLLVMCSRLSVEKRPGTALDALEALRRRGRRAVLVVAGDGPLRARLEQRARESALPVTFLGHVSDRGLLGALQASADVALAPGPAETFGLAALEAMACGTPVVASASSALPEVIGSAGAVAADHGEAFADAVDLLLERLETDRREGARARAECFGWDAAVDAFLAAHDAAVPVRPFVPGGMA, encoded by the coding sequence ATGAACGACGCTCGTTCCGGCAACAGCAGCCGCCAGTCGCTGCGGATCGTCCGGCTCGCCAACTTCGTCGCGCCCGCGTCCGGTGGCCTGCGCACCGCCCTGCGCGAACTCGGCAAGGGCTTCAAGGCGGCGGGGCACGAGCCCGTCCTCGTGGTCCCCGGCGAGCGGATGACCGACCGGGAGACCGAGCAGGGGCGGGTGATCACCCTCCCCGGGCCGCTGCTGCCCGGCACCGGCGGCTACCGCGTGCTCACCGACAAGCGGCGGGTGGCACGGCTCCTGGAGGAGCTCGCGCCGGACCGGCTGGAGGTGTCCGACCGTACGACCCTCAGGTGGACCGGCAAGTGGGCGCGGCGCGCCCGGGTCCCGGCCGTGATGGTCTCCCACGAGACCGCCGACGGCGTGCTGCGCACCTGGGGCCTGCCCGAGGGGGCCGCCCGGCGTGCCGCAGACGCCCTCAACGTCCGTACGGCACACACGTACGCGCGCGTGGTGTGCACCACCGAGTTCGCCGAGCGGGAGTTCGTCCGGATCGGGGCACGCAACGTCGTCCGCGCCCCGCTGGGCGTCGACCTGGTGCAGCGGCACCCCGCGCTGCGCGACCCGGAGCTGCGGGCGCGGCACGCGCGCGTGGACGAGACGCTGCTCGTGATGTGCTCGCGGCTGTCCGTGGAGAAGCGGCCCGGCACGGCGCTGGACGCCCTGGAGGCGCTGCGGCGGCGCGGACGCCGGGCGGTGTTGGTGGTGGCCGGGGACGGGCCGTTGCGCGCCCGGCTCGAACAGCGGGCGCGCGAGAGCGCCCTGCCGGTCACCTTCCTCGGGCACGTCTCCGACCGCGGGCTGCTCGGCGCGCTCCAGGCGTCCGCCGACGTGGCCCTGGCGCCGGGCCCCGCCGAGACGTTCGGGCTCGCCGCGCTGGAGGCCATGGCGTGCGGCACGCCCGTGGTGGCGAGCGCGTCGTCCGCGCTGCCGGAGGTGATCGGCTCCGCCGGGGCCGTCGCGGCGGACCACGGGGAGGCCTTCGCGGACGCCGTGGACCTGCTGCTGGAGCGCCTGGAGACGGACCGGCGCGAGGGGGCACGCGCGCGTGCGGAGTGCTTCGGGTGGGACGCGGCGGTCGACGCGTTCCTCGCCGCGCACGACGCGGCCGTCCCCGTGCGTCCGTTCGTGCCGGGGGGCATGGCATGA
- a CDS encoding glycosyltransferase family 4 protein: protein MRVVIVTESFPPDVNGVAHCALQTARHLVDRGHAPVVVAPAPAPGHKPDANAPCPVVHVPSLPLPGYPQVRVALPSRRLAATLIEHRADVVHLASPFVLGVRGMAAAARLGTPAVAVYQTDLAGYARTYMGAGEAAAWRRIRSVHGAADLTLAPSSAALRDLETHGVPRVELWPRGVDTERFRPDRRDEALRRELAPNGELIVGYVGRLAPEKQVELLAGACGLEGVRVVVVGDGPSRPGLEQALPGAVFLGRRTGDDLARVFASFDVFAHTGPFETFCQTVQEAMASGLPVVAPAAGGPLDLVAHGRTGLLVPPRDATAVRDAVRALAADAGLRAAFGAAGRATVEGRTWAAVGDQLIGHYANVLAARRTAVAA from the coding sequence ATGCGTGTCGTCATCGTGACCGAATCCTTTCCCCCCGATGTGAACGGCGTGGCCCACTGCGCGCTCCAGACCGCCCGGCACCTCGTCGATCGCGGTCACGCCCCCGTCGTCGTCGCCCCGGCCCCCGCGCCCGGGCACAAACCCGACGCCAACGCGCCGTGCCCCGTCGTCCACGTCCCCTCCCTCCCGCTCCCCGGCTACCCCCAGGTCCGCGTCGCCCTCCCCAGCCGCCGCCTGGCCGCCACCCTCATCGAGCACCGTGCCGATGTCGTCCACCTCGCCAGCCCCTTCGTCCTCGGCGTGCGCGGCATGGCCGCCGCCGCCCGCCTCGGCACCCCCGCCGTCGCCGTCTACCAGACCGACCTGGCCGGATACGCCCGTACGTACATGGGTGCCGGAGAGGCCGCCGCCTGGCGGCGCATCCGCTCCGTGCACGGCGCCGCCGACCTCACCCTCGCCCCGTCCAGCGCGGCCCTGCGCGACCTGGAGACACACGGTGTGCCCCGCGTCGAGCTGTGGCCGCGCGGCGTCGACACCGAACGTTTCCGGCCCGACCGCCGCGACGAGGCCCTGCGTCGCGAACTCGCCCCGAACGGCGAGCTGATCGTCGGCTACGTCGGCCGGCTCGCCCCGGAGAAGCAGGTCGAACTCCTCGCCGGTGCCTGCGGCCTGGAGGGCGTGCGGGTCGTGGTCGTCGGCGACGGCCCGAGCCGGCCCGGCCTGGAGCAGGCGCTGCCCGGCGCGGTCTTCCTCGGCCGTCGTACCGGTGACGACCTGGCCCGGGTCTTCGCCTCGTTCGACGTCTTCGCGCACACGGGCCCCTTCGAGACCTTCTGCCAGACGGTGCAGGAGGCCATGGCCAGCGGCCTGCCGGTCGTGGCGCCCGCCGCGGGCGGGCCGCTGGACCTGGTCGCCCACGGGCGCACCGGCCTGCTGGTGCCGCCGCGCGACGCGACCGCCGTCCGGGACGCGGTGCGTGCCCTGGCCGCCGACGCCGGGCTGCGGGCCGCCTTCGGTGCCGCCGGGCGCGCCACCGTGGAGGGCCGCACCTGGGCGGCCGTCGGGGACCAGCTGATCGGGCACTACGCGAACGTGCTCGCCGCCCGCCGGACGGCGGTGGCGGCATGA
- a CDS encoding HEAT repeat domain-containing protein, translating to MFDPVIAPSGTLLGLLQRGRGDGTLHALTAPRPEALAALNQCVLRDPRHDWQVENRSLYYARLYLDLNGELDAIEAHLFGAEDVLDTDESRTGLALAVLGHLASYGRRDALELLRRYAAQGSNWAWALDELALRDDDAGLRALAAPVLARFPADPEGDAELAAAVRDAFEPRPWRLWAEDPRESVATRVRAAHETGCFDRWQRQMRPTGPRPGWSVRAVFEWAQQGLERGAALHVPAARCLSAVAGPEDRAEIIQAAKDGGDGARCTALRYLADGNDPDTLGLIEDAVATGSTVVVDAAVDAFERMRSLAAVDRARGWARRPDELGAAAGRVLACRGGAQDRGLVLAALREAVRGEGPDAPTLWTLIDGTGRLGIACAAPVLRHIYRETASSHLRGRAARALAATDPSFATGFAVECLWDCEESTRELAARHAETGDARVVERLRRLAADPAEEAEVQTAVRSRIGPEETAV from the coding sequence ATGTTCGATCCGGTCATAGCGCCCAGCGGTACGCTGCTCGGCCTGCTCCAGCGGGGCCGCGGCGACGGCACACTGCACGCGCTCACCGCCCCGCGCCCCGAGGCGCTCGCAGCGCTCAACCAGTGCGTGCTGCGCGATCCCCGCCACGACTGGCAGGTGGAGAACCGCTCCCTCTACTACGCCCGCCTCTACCTCGACCTGAACGGCGAGCTGGACGCGATCGAGGCCCACCTCTTCGGCGCCGAGGACGTCCTCGACACCGACGAGTCGCGCACCGGGCTCGCCCTCGCCGTCCTCGGGCACCTCGCCTCCTACGGCAGGCGGGACGCGCTCGAACTGCTGCGCAGGTACGCCGCCCAGGGCTCCAACTGGGCCTGGGCCCTCGACGAACTCGCCCTCAGGGACGACGACGCGGGCCTGCGCGCCCTCGCCGCTCCCGTCCTCGCGCGGTTCCCGGCCGATCCGGAGGGTGACGCCGAGCTGGCCGCCGCCGTGCGGGACGCCTTCGAACCGCGGCCGTGGCGGCTGTGGGCCGAGGACCCCCGCGAATCCGTGGCGACACGCGTGCGTGCCGCCCACGAGACGGGCTGTTTCGACCGCTGGCAGCGACAGATGCGGCCGACCGGACCCCGCCCCGGGTGGAGCGTGCGGGCCGTCTTCGAATGGGCCCAGCAAGGCCTCGAACGAGGCGCCGCACTCCATGTCCCGGCCGCCCGCTGTCTCAGCGCGGTGGCGGGGCCCGAGGACCGGGCCGAGATCATCCAGGCGGCGAAGGACGGCGGCGACGGAGCCCGGTGCACCGCCCTGCGCTACCTCGCCGACGGCAACGATCCCGACACCCTCGGCCTGATCGAGGACGCCGTGGCCACCGGCTCGACGGTCGTCGTGGACGCCGCCGTCGACGCCTTCGAACGCATGCGCTCGCTCGCCGCCGTGGACCGGGCGCGCGGCTGGGCCCGGCGCCCGGACGAGCTGGGCGCCGCCGCCGGACGTGTCCTCGCCTGCCGGGGCGGGGCGCAGGACCGCGGCCTGGTCCTCGCGGCGCTACGCGAAGCCGTACGGGGTGAAGGCCCCGACGCACCGACCCTGTGGACCCTGATCGACGGCACCGGACGGCTCGGCATCGCCTGCGCCGCGCCCGTGCTCCGCCACATCTACCGCGAGACCGCCTCCTCCCATCTGCGCGGCCGGGCCGCCCGTGCCCTCGCCGCCACCGACCCCTCCTTCGCCACCGGCTTCGCCGTCGAGTGCCTGTGGGACTGCGAGGAGAGCACCCGCGAGCTCGCCGCCCGGCACGCCGAGACCGGAGACGCCCGTGTCGTCGAGCGCCTGCGCCGGCTCGCCGCCGACCCGGCCGAGGAGGCCGAGGTCCAGACGGCGGTACGCAGCCGGATCGGTCCCGAGGAAACCGCTGTGTGA
- a CDS encoding ankyrin repeat domain-containing protein produces MTEAPGPEVVELATKIFDLARRGQTEALVAYVDAGVPANLTNDRGDSLVMLTAYHGHSEAVRALLARGAEADRVNDRGQTPLAGAVFKGETDVIKALLEGGADPSAGTPSAVDTARMFGRTELLELFGEH; encoded by the coding sequence ATGACCGAAGCCCCCGGCCCCGAGGTCGTGGAGCTGGCGACCAAGATCTTCGATCTGGCCCGGCGGGGACAGACCGAGGCGCTCGTGGCGTACGTCGACGCGGGCGTTCCGGCCAACCTCACCAACGACCGCGGTGACTCGCTCGTGATGCTCACCGCCTACCACGGCCACTCCGAGGCGGTACGCGCGCTGCTGGCCCGCGGAGCCGAGGCCGACCGGGTGAACGACCGAGGCCAGACGCCGCTCGCGGGAGCGGTCTTCAAGGGCGAGACGGACGTCATCAAGGCCCTCCTGGAGGGCGGCGCCGACCCGTCCGCCGGGACCCCCTCGGCCGTCGACACCGCTCGGATGTTCGGCCGGACGGAATTGCTCGAACTGTTCGGCGAGCACTGA
- a CDS encoding SCO1417 family MocR-like transcription factor: protein MAQWTSAVGAAQLARLLNSQQDRPAGPGTRRPPAYRALADGIRLLVLEGRVPVAARLPAERELALSLSVSRTTVAAAYEALRSEGFLESRRGAGSWTAVPAGNPLPARGLEPLPPEALGSMIDLGCAALPAPEPWLTRAVQGALEELPPYAHTHGDYPAGLPALRSMIAERYTARGIPTMPEQIMVTTGAMGAIDAICHLFAGRGERIAVESPSYANILQLMREAGARLVPVAMAEGLAGWDMDRWRQVLRDAAPRIAYVVADFHNPTGALADEDQRRRLVDAARSAGTVLIADETMTELWLDPDVRMPRPVCAFDPAGSTVITVGSASKAFWAGMRIGWVRAAPDVIRSLVAARAYADLGTPVLEQLAVHWLFGTGGWEQAVEVRREQARENRDAIVAAVRRELPEWEFEVPRGGLTLWVRTGGLSGSRLAEAGERVGVRVPSGPRFGVDGAFEGYVRLPFTVGGAVAEEAAVRLAAAARIVEDGGVGAGESPRTFVA, encoded by the coding sequence ATGGCGCAGTGGACCTCGGCCGTGGGTGCGGCGCAGCTCGCACGGCTGCTCAACTCCCAGCAGGACCGCCCTGCGGGGCCCGGCACACGCCGACCGCCCGCCTACCGGGCGCTCGCCGACGGCATCCGCCTGCTGGTGCTCGAAGGACGGGTCCCGGTGGCCGCCCGGCTGCCCGCCGAGCGGGAACTCGCCCTCTCCCTGTCCGTCAGCCGTACGACGGTCGCCGCCGCGTACGAGGCGCTGCGCAGCGAGGGGTTCCTGGAGTCCCGGCGCGGCGCGGGCAGCTGGACCGCCGTACCGGCCGGGAACCCGCTGCCCGCGCGCGGGCTGGAGCCCCTGCCCCCCGAGGCCCTCGGCTCGATGATCGACCTGGGCTGTGCGGCGCTTCCGGCCCCCGAGCCGTGGCTGACCCGGGCCGTGCAGGGCGCGCTGGAGGAACTGCCGCCGTACGCGCACACGCACGGCGACTATCCCGCCGGGCTGCCCGCGCTGCGGTCGATGATCGCCGAGCGCTACACCGCGCGCGGGATCCCGACCATGCCCGAGCAGATCATGGTGACGACCGGGGCGATGGGTGCGATCGACGCGATCTGCCATCTGTTCGCCGGGCGCGGCGAGCGCATCGCCGTCGAGTCGCCCTCCTACGCCAACATCCTTCAGCTGATGCGGGAGGCCGGGGCCCGGCTCGTGCCCGTCGCGATGGCGGAGGGGCTCGCCGGGTGGGACATGGACCGCTGGCGGCAGGTCCTGCGGGACGCCGCGCCCCGGATCGCGTACGTCGTCGCCGACTTCCACAACCCGACCGGTGCGCTCGCCGACGAGGACCAGCGGCGGCGGCTGGTCGACGCGGCCAGGTCCGCCGGGACCGTGCTGATAGCCGACGAGACGATGACCGAGCTGTGGCTCGACCCGGACGTGCGGATGCCGCGGCCGGTGTGTGCCTTCGACCCGGCCGGGTCGACGGTGATCACCGTGGGGTCGGCGAGCAAGGCCTTCTGGGCCGGGATGCGCATCGGCTGGGTGCGGGCCGCGCCGGACGTGATCCGCAGCCTGGTCGCGGCGCGGGCGTACGCCGACCTCGGTACGCCCGTACTGGAGCAGCTGGCCGTCCACTGGCTGTTCGGTACGGGGGGCTGGGAACAGGCCGTGGAAGTGCGGCGCGAGCAGGCGCGGGAGAACCGGGACGCGATCGTGGCGGCGGTGCGGCGGGAGCTGCCCGAGTGGGAGTTCGAGGTGCCTCGGGGTGGGCTGACCCTGTGGGTGCGGACGGGGGGTCTGTCCGGATCCCGGCTCGCGGAGGCGGGGGAGCGGGTGGGCGTGCGGGTGCCGTCCGGGCCGCGCTTCGGGGTGGACGGGGCGTTCGAGGGGTATGTGCGGTTGCCGTTCACCGTGGGGGGTGCGGTGGCCGAGGAGGCGGCCGTGCGGTTGGCCGCGGCGGCGCGGATCGTGGAGGACGGAGGCGTGGGGGCCGGCGAGTCGCCGCGTACGTTCGTGGCGTAG
- the yczE gene encoding membrane protein YczE yields MSTQRRLGRRLTQLYAGLALYGASSALLVRSGLGLEPWNVLHQGLAERTGLSIGVVLTIVGAAVLLAWIPLRQRPGLGTISNVLVIGMAMDATLALVPDAHGWTLRVTLMVAGIVLNGAATGLYIAARFGPGPRDGLMTGLHQRTGVSIRLVRTVIEFTVVATGFALGGTVGIGTLLYAVAIGPLAQLFLRVFAVPSASGGSAVVATGQPRGAILRP; encoded by the coding sequence ATGTCCACGCAGCGGCGACTGGGTCGGCGACTGACACAGCTCTACGCCGGTCTCGCGCTGTACGGGGCGAGTTCGGCGCTGCTCGTCCGATCGGGGCTCGGGCTGGAGCCGTGGAACGTGCTGCACCAGGGCCTCGCCGAGCGGACCGGTCTGTCGATCGGCGTCGTGCTGACCATCGTGGGCGCCGCGGTGCTGCTCGCGTGGATCCCGCTGCGCCAGCGGCCGGGCCTCGGCACGATCTCCAACGTGCTGGTCATCGGCATGGCGATGGACGCGACGCTGGCCCTGGTGCCCGACGCTCACGGCTGGACGCTCCGCGTGACGCTGATGGTGGCCGGAATCGTCCTGAACGGCGCGGCGACCGGCCTGTACATCGCGGCGCGCTTCGGCCCGGGCCCGCGCGACGGCCTGATGACGGGACTGCACCAGCGCACGGGCGTCTCGATCCGCCTGGTGCGCACCGTCATCGAGTTCACGGTCGTGGCCACCGGCTTCGCCCTGGGCGGCACCGTCGGGATCGGCACCCTCCTGTACGCGGTGGCGATCGGCCCGCTCGCCCAGCTGTTCCTGCGCGTGTTCGCCGTCCCCTCGGCATCCGGCGGCAGCGCGGTCGTTGCCACCGGTCAACCCCGAGGAGCGATACTGCGTCCGTGA
- a CDS encoding glycerophosphodiester phosphodiesterase → MTPRIRHPYLDHPGPIAFAHRGGAAAGLENTARQFRCAVEAGYRYIETDVHATRDGKLVAFHDATLDRVTDGAGRIADLPWQEVRHARVAGVEPVPLFEELLETFPEVRWNVDVKAEAALLPFLDLVGRTDAWDRICLGSFSEARVVRAQRLAGPRLATSYGTRGVLNLRLRSWWLPAAVRRSAVAAQVPEIQSGIQVVDHRFLHAAHARGLQVHVWTVNDPESMHRLLDLGVDGIMTDHIDTLRKVMEDRGVWV, encoded by the coding sequence GTGACCCCGCGGATACGCCACCCCTACCTCGACCACCCCGGCCCGATCGCCTTCGCCCACCGGGGCGGGGCCGCGGCCGGCCTGGAGAACACCGCGCGGCAGTTCCGGTGCGCCGTCGAGGCGGGCTACCGCTACATCGAGACCGATGTCCACGCCACCCGGGACGGCAAACTCGTCGCCTTCCACGACGCGACCCTGGACCGGGTGACGGACGGGGCGGGCCGGATCGCCGACCTGCCATGGCAGGAGGTGCGCCACGCGCGCGTGGCGGGCGTGGAACCGGTGCCGCTCTTCGAGGAGCTCCTGGAGACCTTCCCCGAGGTGCGCTGGAACGTCGACGTCAAGGCGGAGGCCGCCCTGCTGCCCTTCCTGGACCTGGTCGGCCGGACGGACGCCTGGGACCGGATCTGCCTCGGCTCGTTCTCCGAGGCCCGCGTGGTGCGCGCCCAGCGGCTGGCCGGCCCGCGCCTGGCGACCTCGTACGGCACCCGTGGGGTGCTCAACCTGCGGCTGCGCTCCTGGTGGCTGCCGGCGGCGGTGCGCCGCTCGGCGGTCGCCGCCCAGGTCCCCGAGATCCAGTCCGGCATCCAGGTCGTGGACCACCGTTTCCTCCACGCCGCCCACGCGCGCGGGCTCCAGGTGCACGTGTGGACCGTCAACGATCCCGAGAGCATGCACCGGCTTCTGGACCTCGGCGTGGATGGCATCATGACCGATCACATCGACACGTTGCGCAAGGTCATGGAGGACCGCGGCGTCTGGGTCTGA
- a CDS encoding MFS transporter — protein MGTDTVRTPPADGAAELRRQQRGWYFYDWACSVYSTSVLTVFLGPYLTSVAESAADADGYVHPLGIPVRAGSFFAYAVSLSVIVAVLVMPLVGAAADRTGRKKPLLAAAAYLGATATTAMFFLDGERYLLGGALLIVANAAQSVAMMLYNSYLPQIAPPEQRDAVSSRGWAFGYAAGSLVLVVNLALYTGHDSFGVSEGTAVRICLASAGLWWGAFALIPLTRLRDRRTAAREAALPGFRQLAATVRGMRRHPLTLAFLLAYLVYNDGIQTVISQASVYGSEELGLGQSTLIGAVLLVQVLAVAGALTMGRLARIYGAKRTILGSLVAWTVTLAAGYFLPAGAPVWFFVLAAGIGLVLGGSQALSRSLFSHLVPPGKEAEYFSAYEMSDRGMSWLGPLLFGLTYQLTGSYRDAILSLVGFFVIGFALLVRVPVRRAIEEAGNPVPDRI, from the coding sequence GTGGGCACCGACACCGTGCGGACACCGCCGGCCGACGGGGCCGCCGAACTCAGGCGCCAGCAGCGCGGCTGGTACTTCTACGACTGGGCGTGCTCCGTCTACTCGACGAGTGTGCTCACGGTGTTCCTGGGCCCCTATCTGACGTCGGTCGCCGAGTCGGCGGCCGACGCCGACGGGTACGTCCACCCCCTCGGTATCCCCGTGCGCGCCGGGTCCTTCTTCGCGTACGCGGTGTCCCTGTCGGTGATCGTGGCCGTACTGGTGATGCCCCTGGTGGGCGCCGCCGCCGACCGCACCGGCCGCAAGAAGCCCCTCCTCGCGGCCGCCGCCTACCTGGGGGCCACGGCCACGACGGCCATGTTCTTCCTGGACGGCGAGCGCTATCTGCTCGGCGGGGCGCTGCTGATCGTCGCGAACGCCGCGCAGTCCGTGGCGATGATGCTCTACAACTCCTACCTGCCGCAGATCGCCCCGCCCGAGCAGCGGGACGCGGTCTCCTCCCGCGGCTGGGCCTTCGGCTACGCGGCGGGCTCGCTCGTCCTCGTCGTCAACCTGGCCCTGTACACCGGGCACGACAGCTTCGGCGTCTCCGAGGGCACGGCGGTCCGCATCTGCCTGGCGTCGGCCGGCCTGTGGTGGGGCGCGTTCGCCCTCATCCCGCTGACCCGGCTCCGCGATCGCAGGACAGCCGCGCGGGAGGCGGCCCTCCCGGGCTTCCGGCAGCTCGCGGCGACCGTCCGCGGCATGCGCCGCCACCCGCTGACCCTCGCCTTCCTGCTGGCGTACCTCGTCTACAACGACGGCATCCAGACGGTGATCTCCCAGGCCTCGGTCTACGGCTCCGAGGAACTCGGCCTCGGGCAGTCCACCCTGATCGGCGCCGTCCTGCTCGTGCAGGTGCTGGCGGTGGCGGGCGCGCTGACGATGGGCCGGCTGGCCCGGATCTACGGGGCCAAACGCACGATCCTCGGCTCGCTGGTCGCCTGGACGGTGACACTGGCCGCCGGGTACTTCCTGCCGGCCGGGGCGCCGGTGTGGTTCTTCGTCCTGGCCGCCGGCATCGGCCTGGTCCTCGGAGGCAGCCAGGCGCTGTCCCGGTCCTTGTTCTCCCATCTCGTCCCGCCCGGCAAGGAGGCCGAATACTTCTCCGCGTACGAGATGAGCGACCGCGGAATGAGCTGGCTCGGGCCGTTGCTGTTCGGGCTCACCTATCAGCTGACCGGGAGCTACCGGGACGCGATCCTCTCTCTGGTGGGCTTCTTCGTCATCGGATTCGCCCTGCTCGTACGGGTTCCGGTGCGGCGTGCGATCGAAGAAGCGGGGAACCCGGTTCCTGACAGGATTTAG
- a CDS encoding RNA polymerase-binding protein RbpA, which produces MSERALRGTRLVVTSYETDRGIDLAPRQAVEYACEKGHRFEMPFSVEAEIPPEWECKVCGAQALLVDGDGPEEKKAKPARTHWDMLMERRTREELEEVLAERLAVLRSGAMNIAVHPRDSRKSA; this is translated from the coding sequence ATGAGTGAGCGAGCTCTTCGCGGCACGCGCCTCGTGGTGACCAGCTACGAGACGGACCGCGGCATCGACCTGGCCCCCCGCCAGGCCGTGGAGTACGCATGCGAGAAGGGGCACCGGTTTGAGATGCCCTTCTCGGTCGAGGCGGAGATCCCGCCGGAGTGGGAGTGCAAGGTCTGCGGGGCCCAGGCACTCCTCGTGGACGGCGACGGCCCGGAAGAGAAGAAGGCCAAGCCCGCGCGTACGCATTGGGACATGCTGATGGAGCGGCGAACCCGCGAGGAACTCGAAGAGGTCCTCGCGGAGCGCCTGGCGGTTCTGCGCTCCGGTGCGATGAACATCGCGGTTCATCCCCGAGACAGCCGCAAGTCGGCGTAA
- the fxsA gene encoding FxsA family membrane protein, with protein sequence MTTGAQTPRSPARPRRSRLRTFLPLGVAAWLVLEIWLLTLVAGASSGLVVFLVLVAGIILGSVVIKRAGRRAFRNLSEALQQRQSGVMPAAARPNSEGNGLMMLGGLLLMIPGLVSDAVGLLLLLPPVQKAVSRSAERTFERKLREADAGTLGGAFQQARMYRPDGKVVPGEVVRDEPGDTPQEPRPPLTH encoded by the coding sequence ATGACGACTGGCGCTCAGACTCCCAGATCTCCCGCCCGGCCCCGGCGCTCCCGGCTGCGCACGTTCCTGCCGTTGGGCGTCGCCGCGTGGCTCGTGCTGGAGATCTGGCTGCTCACGCTGGTCGCGGGGGCGTCGAGCGGGCTGGTGGTCTTCCTCGTCCTGGTGGCGGGCATCATCCTCGGCTCGGTCGTGATCAAGCGGGCCGGCCGGCGGGCCTTCCGTAACCTCTCCGAGGCGCTGCAACAGCGACAGAGCGGCGTGATGCCCGCGGCGGCCCGGCCGAACAGCGAGGGCAACGGCCTGATGATGCTGGGCGGACTCCTGCTGATGATCCCCGGCCTGGTGTCGGACGCGGTGGGCCTGCTCCTGCTGCTGCCCCCGGTCCAGAAGGCCGTGAGCCGCTCCGCTGAGCGCACCTTCGAGCGCAAGCTCCGCGAGGCCGACGCGGGCACCCTGGGCGGCGCCTTCCAGCAGGCCCGTATGTACCGGCCCGACGGCAAGGTCGTCCCGGGCGAGGTCGTCAGGGACGAGCCGGGCGACACGCCGCAGGAACCGCGCCCGCCGCTGACGCACTGA